In one Mucilaginibacter ginsenosidivorax genomic region, the following are encoded:
- a CDS encoding Lrp/AsnC family transcriptional regulator produces the protein MINETDIVLDKTDLQILRLMQDNARISNADLARELGMAPSGILERVKKLEQKNVIQQYVTKINPVALQQKLLAFIFMKAADGPGSDKTTSELAKIPEVQEVHHIAGDDCYLIKVRTYDSASLMHLMRTHFSKIPHILNTRTTIVLETVKEQQQLVIPEK, from the coding sequence ATGATTAACGAAACAGACATCGTTTTAGACAAAACCGACCTACAGATATTACGATTGATGCAGGATAACGCCCGCATATCAAACGCCGACCTAGCACGCGAGTTAGGGATGGCCCCATCGGGCATATTGGAGCGGGTAAAAAAGCTGGAACAAAAAAATGTTATTCAGCAATATGTAACCAAAATAAATCCGGTAGCCCTACAGCAAAAACTACTGGCCTTTATTTTCATGAAAGCAGCCGACGGACCCGGATCTGATAAAACCACGAGTGAGCTTGCCAAAATACCCGAAGTACAGGAGGTACACCACATAGCCGGCGACGATTGCTACCTTATTAAGGTACGCACCTATGATTCGGCATCGTTGATGCACCTTATGCGTACGCACTTTAGCAAAATACCGCATATTTTGAACACACGTACCACCATCGTGCTCGAAACCGTGAAAGAACAACAACAATTAGTTA